One window of Mus caroli chromosome 11, CAROLI_EIJ_v1.1, whole genome shotgun sequence genomic DNA carries:
- the Lsm11 gene encoding U7 snRNA-associated Sm-like protein LSm11 isoform X1 yields the protein MEESEWGARSARAGSPASPPSPRLDVSSYSFDPLLALYAPRLPPIPYPNAPCFNNVAEYESFLKGGRTGRGRARGTGEPASAGTSTGTSTGAGSSSRARRRAAPTPDPERIQRLRRLMVVKEDTDGTAGARRQGPGRSKKAPRNVLTRMPLHEGSPLGELHRCIREGVKVNVHIRTFKGLRGVCTGFLVAFDKFWNMALTDVDETYRKPVLGKAYERDSSLTLTRLFDRLKLQDSSKKEADSKSAVEDSTLSRYSQTSTWKVASVWGRGDTDRSSHRRSRSVPSSLQASAREESRSELSGRTTRTEGSSVGGTFSRATTLSRGQSRKKKRKPKVDYQQVFTRHINQIFIRGENVLLVHLAQ from the exons ATGGAGGAGAGCGAGTGGGGGGCGAGGTCGGCTCGCGCCGGCAGCCCAGCCAGCCCGCCCAGCCCGCGGCTGGACGTCAGCTCCTACAGCTTCGACCCGCTGCTGGCCTTGTACGCACCTCGCCTGCCGCCCATTCCCTACCCCAACGCGCCCTGCTTCAACAACGTGGCGGAGTACGAGAGCTTCCTGAAGGGCGGGCGCACCGGGCGCGGTCGGGCTCGGGGCACCGGGGAGCCAGCCTCGGCGGGAACCTCCACCGGAACCTCCACGGGAGCCGGGAGCTCGTCCAGGGCCCGTCGCCGCGCCGCGCCCACCCCGGATCCCGAGCGCATCCAGCGCCTGCGCCGGCTCATGGTGGTCAAGGAGGACACGGACGGCACGGCCGGAGCGCGACGCCAGGGCCCGGGGCGCAGCAAGAAGGCACCCCGCAATGTGCTTACGCGGATGCCTT TGCATGAAGGTAGCCCTCTGGGTGAACTGCACCGCTGCATCCGAGAGGGAGTCAAGGTGAACGTTCACATCCGCACCTTCAAGGGACTCCGAGGTGTCTGCACTGGCTTCCTCGTTGCCTTCGACAAGTTCTGGAATATG GCCCTCACTGACGTGGATGAGACCTACCGTAAACCTGTCTTAGGAAAAGCTTACGAACGGGATTCTTCGCTAACTCTCACTAGG CTCTTTGATCGGCTGAAACTTCAAGATTCCTCCAAAAAGGAAGCGGATTCCAAATCTGCAGTTGAGGACTCCACCCTGTCTCGATACTCCCAGACATCTACTTGGAAGGTGGCTTCGGTATGGGGACGAGGGGACACCGACCGGAGCTCACACAGGCGCTCCCGCTCCGTCCCTTCTTCCCTGCAGGCATCTGCAAGGGAGGAGTCCAGGTCTGAGCTGTCAGGGAGGACTACACGGACAGAAGGGTCCAGTGTGGGAGGTACCTTCTCCAGGGCCACCACCCTTTCACGGGGCCAGTCCCGTAAGAAAAAGCGAAAGCCCAAGGTGGATTACCAGCAGGTATTCACTCGGCACATAAATCAGATTTTCATTCGCGGCGAGAATGTCCTGCTGGTCCATCTGGCCCAGTGA
- the Lsm11 gene encoding U7 snRNA-associated Sm-like protein LSm11 isoform X2 has product MEESEWGARSARAGSPASPPSPRLDVSSYSFDPLLALYAPRLPPIPYPNAPCFNNVAEYESFLKGGRTGRGRARGTGEPASAGTSTGTSTGAGSSSRARRRAAPTPDPERIQRLRRLMVVKEDTDGTAGARRQGPGRSKKAPRNVLTRMPLHEGSPLGELHRCIREGVKVNVHIRTFKGLRGVCTGFLVAFDKFWNMALTDVDETYRKPVLGKAYERDSSLTLTRLFDRLKLQDSSKKEADSKSAVEDSTLSRYSQTSTWKVASVWGRGDTDRSSHRRSRSVPSSLQASAREESRSELSGRTTRTEGSSVGGTFSRATTLSRGQSRKKKRKPKVDYQQPAVGTLFTCVFLTQEASLSGWK; this is encoded by the exons ATGGAGGAGAGCGAGTGGGGGGCGAGGTCGGCTCGCGCCGGCAGCCCAGCCAGCCCGCCCAGCCCGCGGCTGGACGTCAGCTCCTACAGCTTCGACCCGCTGCTGGCCTTGTACGCACCTCGCCTGCCGCCCATTCCCTACCCCAACGCGCCCTGCTTCAACAACGTGGCGGAGTACGAGAGCTTCCTGAAGGGCGGGCGCACCGGGCGCGGTCGGGCTCGGGGCACCGGGGAGCCAGCCTCGGCGGGAACCTCCACCGGAACCTCCACGGGAGCCGGGAGCTCGTCCAGGGCCCGTCGCCGCGCCGCGCCCACCCCGGATCCCGAGCGCATCCAGCGCCTGCGCCGGCTCATGGTGGTCAAGGAGGACACGGACGGCACGGCCGGAGCGCGACGCCAGGGCCCGGGGCGCAGCAAGAAGGCACCCCGCAATGTGCTTACGCGGATGCCTT TGCATGAAGGTAGCCCTCTGGGTGAACTGCACCGCTGCATCCGAGAGGGAGTCAAGGTGAACGTTCACATCCGCACCTTCAAGGGACTCCGAGGTGTCTGCACTGGCTTCCTCGTTGCCTTCGACAAGTTCTGGAATATG GCCCTCACTGACGTGGATGAGACCTACCGTAAACCTGTCTTAGGAAAAGCTTACGAACGGGATTCTTCGCTAACTCTCACTAGG CTCTTTGATCGGCTGAAACTTCAAGATTCCTCCAAAAAGGAAGCGGATTCCAAATCTGCAGTTGAGGACTCCACCCTGTCTCGATACTCCCAGACATCTACTTGGAAGGTGGCTTCGGTATGGGGACGAGGGGACACCGACCGGAGCTCACACAGGCGCTCCCGCTCCGTCCCTTCTTCCCTGCAGGCATCTGCAAGGGAGGAGTCCAGGTCTGAGCTGTCAGGGAGGACTACACGGACAGAAGGGTCCAGTGTGGGAGGTACCTTCTCCAGGGCCACCACCCTTTCACGGGGCCAGTCCCGTAAGAAAAAGCGAAAGCCCAAGGTGGATTACCAGCAG
- the Thg1l gene encoding probable tRNA(His) guanylyltransferase isoform X2, producing MTSRFAEEHNFAKPNDSRALHLMTKCAQTVMEELEDIVIAYGQSDEYSFVFRKKSNWFKRRASKFMTLVASQFASSYVFYWRDYFEDQPLRYPPGFDGRVVLYPSNQTLKDYLSWRQADCHINNLYNTVFWALIQQSGLTPVQAQQRLKGTLTADKNEILFSEFHINYNNEPHMYRKGTVLVWQKVEEVRTQEVRLPAEMEGEKKAVARTRTRVVALNCDLIGDAFWKEHPEILAEEN from the exons atgacAAGCAG GTTTGCTGAGGAGCACAACTTTGCCAAACCTAATGACAGCCGGGCCCTCCATCTGATGACCAAATGTGCCCAGACAgtaatggaggagctggaggacatTGTGATTGCGTACGGCCAGAGTGACGAGTACAGCTTTGTGTTCAGGAAGAAGAGCAATTGGTTCAAAAGAAGAGCCAG TAAGTTCATGACTCTCGTGGCCTCCCAGTTCGCCTCCAGTTACGTGTTTTACTGGCGGGATTACTTTGAGGACCAGCCCCTTCGGTATCCTCCAGGATTTGATGGGAGAGTCGTGTTGTATCCTAGCAACCAGACTTTGAAGGACTACCTCAGCTGGCGACAGGCAGACT GTCACATCAATAATCTTTATAATACAGTTTTCTGGGCCCTTATCCAGCAGTCTGGACTAACACCAGTCCAAGCCCAGCAGAGATTAAAG GGAACTCTGACGGCTGACAAGAATGAGATTCTGTTCTCTGAGTTCCACATCAACTACAACAATGAGCCACACATGTACAGGAAAGGGACGGTGTTGGTGTGGCAAAAG GTGGAAGAAGTCAGAACACAAGAAGTCAGGCTGCCAGCAGAAatggaaggggaaaagaaggCCGTGGCTCGGACCAGAACCCGGGTGGTGGCCTTGAACTGTGATCTTATTGGGGATGCCTTCTGGAAGGAACACCCAGAGATTCTGGCGGAAGAGAACTGA